The following are from one region of the Hydrogenophaga sp. BPS33 genome:
- a CDS encoding LysR family transcriptional regulator: protein MPSKRILKPSLADLRAFVTVGELQSFAAAAELLHLSQPALSRRIANLERVLDVRLFDRTTRSVELTPLGRRFLGRVRNVIADLDHSVVDLSDVAHIEVGDVTVGCVFLAVSHFLLGVIEQFRQAHPHVMVRVMEEGADEVLACVKSGEAEIAINYVGMQDPEVEFTPMLKDRFVLACRVDHPLAKRRSVRWDEVVKHPYGLVSHASRNRVLIDQALADVVDLPRPVCEFRHASTLIGFVDQGLGVAVVPQLALPRPSDSIVGVPIEAAVHRTIGVIRRRGRSLSPAAEAFERLLMAASRATGNPARPRAKRTAPR from the coding sequence ATGCCGAGCAAACGCATCCTCAAACCGTCCCTCGCGGATCTGCGCGCCTTCGTCACCGTGGGGGAACTGCAGAGCTTCGCGGCCGCCGCCGAGCTGCTGCACCTGTCGCAGCCCGCCTTGTCGCGGCGCATCGCCAACCTGGAGCGGGTGCTCGACGTGCGCCTGTTCGACCGCACGACCCGCAGCGTCGAACTCACGCCCCTGGGTCGGCGTTTTCTCGGGCGCGTGCGCAACGTGATCGCCGACCTCGACCATTCGGTGGTCGACCTGAGCGACGTGGCGCACATCGAGGTCGGCGACGTGACCGTGGGCTGCGTGTTCCTGGCGGTGTCGCATTTCCTGCTCGGTGTGATCGAGCAGTTCCGTCAGGCGCATCCGCACGTGATGGTGCGCGTGATGGAAGAGGGCGCCGACGAGGTGCTGGCCTGCGTGAAGAGCGGCGAGGCGGAGATCGCGATCAACTACGTCGGCATGCAGGACCCCGAGGTGGAATTCACGCCCATGCTCAAGGACCGCTTCGTGCTCGCGTGCCGTGTGGACCACCCCTTGGCCAAGCGCCGCTCGGTGCGTTGGGACGAGGTGGTGAAACACCCCTACGGCCTGGTGTCGCACGCCAGCCGCAACCGCGTGCTGATCGACCAGGCGCTGGCCGACGTGGTGGACCTGCCCCGCCCGGTGTGCGAATTCCGCCATGCCTCCACGCTGATCGGCTTCGTGGACCAGGGGCTGGGCGTGGCCGTGGTGCCCCAGCTGGCGCTGCCGCGGCCCTCGGACTCCATCGTGGGCGTGCCGATCGAGGCGGCGGTGCACCGGACCATTGGCGTCATCCGCCGTCGGGGCCGCAGCCTCTCGCCGGCGGCCGAAGCCTTCGAGCGCTTGCTGATGGCGGCCAGCCGCGCCACGGGCAACCCCGCCCGGCCGCGCGCGAAAAGAACCGCACCACGCTGA
- the phaR gene encoding polyhydroxyalkanoate synthesis repressor PhaR: MQKSKAGSGGTRSNAVRVIKKYPNRRLYDTDSSTYITLAEVKTLVMDNEPFVVRDAKTNDDLTRSILLQIILEEETAGVPIFTEQVLANIIRFYGHSMQDFMGSYLEKNVQIFMDLQNKMAAQAPGATPEAWKQFMSAQSPMMEGMMGAYMEQSRSAFTQMQEQMQKNSEQMLAALGLKR, encoded by the coding sequence GTGCAAAAATCCAAGGCCGGTAGCGGCGGCACGCGTTCGAACGCCGTGCGCGTGATCAAGAAGTACCCGAACCGGCGTCTGTACGACACCGACTCTTCCACCTACATCACGCTGGCCGAAGTCAAGACCCTGGTGATGGACAACGAGCCCTTCGTGGTGCGCGACGCCAAGACCAACGACGATCTCACGCGCAGCATTCTTCTGCAGATCATTCTGGAAGAGGAAACGGCGGGCGTTCCCATCTTCACCGAGCAGGTGCTGGCCAACATCATCCGCTTCTACGGCCACTCCATGCAGGACTTCATGGGGAGCTACCTGGAGAAGAACGTCCAGATCTTCATGGACTTGCAGAACAAGATGGCCGCCCAGGCGCCCGGTGCCACGCCGGAGGCCTGGAAGCAGTTCATGAGCGCGCAGTCGCCCATGATGGAAGGCATGATGGGCGCGTACATGGAGCAGTCGCGCAGCGCCTTCACGCAGATGCAGGAGCAGATGCAGAAGAACAGCGAGCAGATGCTGGCGGCGCTGGGCCTCAAGCGCTGA